In Thermococcus sp., the DNA window TTCCACTGTGAACCTTCAAGGCCCTCTTCTTTGCCTCAACAACGAGGGGCATGGAACGCTCTTCACCCTCCCTCAGGACGCCGGTAATGAGCATGAAGCCGTAGGGCGTTGGGGTAGCGTACGTGTGGCCAATCAGCCTCTGACCCTCAAGTATCGCGCCCGGAGCGGGACAGATTATCTCACATGCACGGCAGCCGGAACAGAGGTTCGGCATTAGGAACGGTGTCCCGTCCTTCAGCGTTATAATCGCGTGCTCCTCGCAGACTTCGGCGCACTTTCTACAGCGGGTGCACTTGGAGTAGTCGAAGCGCGGCATGAACTGCATGACCGGCTCCTCGCTGGCCAGCTCGACCCCAAGGAGAAGGTGGTCATTGGGAGCCTCAACATCAAGGTCGGCCATCGTAAGTTGAACGCCAAGCTTTCTGAGCGCAACGGCAAGGTTAACGGCCACAGTTGACTTTCCGGTTCCGCCCTTTCCACCACTCACCGCTATCTGCAAGTTCTCACCTCCGGAGTTAGGGAAGCCGAATTCCT includes these proteins:
- a CDS encoding ATP-binding protein, with product MQIAVSGGKGGTGKSTVAVNLAVALRKLGVQLTMADLDVEAPNDHLLLGVELASEEPVMQFMPRFDYSKCTRCRKCAEVCEEHAIITLKDGTPFLMPNLCSGCRACEIICPAPGAILEGQRLIGHTYATPTPYGFMLITGVLREGEERSMPLVVEAKKRALKVHSGRLFLVDTAAGTGNTVSKAVEFSDLLIAVTEPTPLGIHDTELILELGRLMNIPTWIVINRADLGDRKKVYKLAKEYGAEVVAEIPYSESIVRSYVEGRPIALSTSEEAKIFGELAERVLSFLGGGE